In one Phytoactinopolyspora mesophila genomic region, the following are encoded:
- a CDS encoding plasmid replication, integration and excision activator: protein MALQGAIPVEFGAVFPHGAFVIGEVTAEADFDASTKDNRVQKRDKVSGLPVWQVPVMDADPDARKGQRELTVKIAAEVQPVPPEILNGTPFRPVEFEGLTVTPYVDTNGPRARGLPGAFRTAPFADGYAASCRFRYSLRTSCGVL from the coding sequence ATGGCGTTGCAGGGAGCTATCCCGGTGGAGTTTGGTGCGGTGTTTCCGCATGGGGCGTTTGTGATCGGTGAGGTCACGGCGGAGGCGGATTTTGATGCGTCGACGAAGGACAACCGGGTGCAGAAGCGGGACAAGGTCAGCGGGTTGCCGGTGTGGCAGGTGCCGGTGATGGATGCCGACCCGGACGCGCGTAAGGGGCAGCGTGAGTTGACGGTGAAGATCGCGGCTGAGGTTCAGCCGGTGCCGCCGGAGATCTTGAACGGGACACCGTTTCGCCCGGTGGAGTTTGAGGGGTTGACGGTGACGCCGTATGTGGACACTAACGGCCCACGTGCACGTGGGCTGCCCGGAGCTTTCCGGACCGCTCCATTTGCGGACGGTTACGCTGCGAGCTGTCGATTCAGGTATTCGTTGCGGACTTCTTGCGGAGTCTTGTAG